CCCGTTGTAATTTTTCACCTTTTTCCGTTGATGGAACGCCGTGTGCGATGAAAGTCGCCTGCACGGTGTAGGCTCGAACAAAAACCCTCACAAACAGAAGGAAATAAGTCGAGAATAGCAATCACAAACCAAAAATTATCAAGCAACTCGATGTTTTCCAATTAACTTTGAGATTCCCGAATGGACTACACGCGTTTTCGGATTCTATTAGGGATCCCGACGATGATCCTCTAACTTATTCCATTACTCTAAGTGACAGTAGTATTGCTCAAGTATCCATTGACAGTTCAACTGGTTATGCTAACTTCACCGCATTAAAAGCAGGCCAAACTACTGGTACTATTACAGCGAGTGATGGAATTAGTGGTGAAGTATCTTATAGTTTCATTTTTAAAGTTATTGAGTAGTTTCCATCGACGAACCCTTAGGAAATCCTAGGGGTCTCTTTTTACTAAATAACTAATGAGTTAAAGTCGGTCCTTATTTATGGTATTGTATTTTGACTGACAAATTTTGAGGTGAAGCAATTGATTTACGCTAAAGTAAAAAACATTATTGATCGATGGGACCCGATTGGGTTAGTTGGTATAGATCCCGAACACGATCATTACCGATTTGAAATAAATGAGATTATTAAACTTCTTCAATCTAACTACAGCACCCCTGAAGAGTTGGCCAAACATGTAGAAAGCATTTTCATCGAATACTTCGATGACGAAATTTATAATCGTCCGTTCGCTGAATGTCTGGATGTCGCTCGCATTCTAGTTACAATCAATAGCGATTAACAATTAACGAATGTCTTTTAAGTGCTGCATTTACCTTTTCCCTCCATCTTCTGAATACACATTGTGTATCCTCATGAGAAACCAGACTTGCACGAGCCTAATATGACACAATGGTGCGTAACATTTGTTGGAAGCGGCAGCTTGGCCTGTTGAGAAAAGCAGTCTTTTAACATAAGTCGGAATACAAAAAATTTCAACTCACTGGAGACAGTCGGTTTTTGTTTTGTCTTGAGTAGGTAATTGAGTCCATTTTCCTCAATTACTGTTGTGTTAATTACTGCAGACTCTGTTCAAAAACTCGTAAATTACTAACTTTGGTTAGTTGACTTGAAATCTCAATGCATTTTAATCTAATGTTGCCCGTTGTAAATATCCTTTTTATCCGTCGATGGAACGCCGTGTGCGATGAAAGTCGCCCGCACGGTGTAGGCTCGAATGAAAACCCTTACTAAGAGAAGGGGATAAGTCGAGAATAGCAATCGACCACCTGTAGTAGTTAGTCCCATTCCGGATCAAATAATGCACCCTCTGATACCTATGATCACTGTTAACGTGGCAGGGAATTTTTCCGACCCGGATGGAGAACCTTTGACCTTCTCGGTTTCCTCTATTGATGGAAGTACAGCTACAGCCACTGTAGATGCATCGGGAATCGTACAAATTTCTAGATTTCCCAGTCAAATGGGTATCGTTACAGTGACAATCACAGCCACTGATACCAAAGGAGCAACGGTCTGGGATGCTTTCCAAGTCGATATGTTTTAGCCATTTCTGGTGCTTCATGATCATGTAAATGCAGAAATTCCATTAACGCACCCTTGGGATATCCAGGGGTGTATTTTTTTCATTACTGAAAGTCTCTTCCTTCTTAACAAAATTACCGTTGTGTTAAGCACGCGTCTCAATCGCTTCAATCGTCCTTTTGGCTGCTTCACAAATGACCGCTGGATCAATAGCGAATATGAGTGGTGGAACATGAGATTCGAATGTAAATCTGATGTATGCATCTGACTCGTTCTTGAATCTATCAACAATCATCCACGCATCGGCTATGTTGTAGAGTGACTGCCAGTGAGTTGCAACCTCTTTTCCATTCTTCCGCCAAGAGTCAAAGAACTTTTTCGTCCCTCCATCGGTTAGATCAAGCTCTACTTCATGCTTTTCCCATCCCATCACCTTCGTTGCCAGCATGTTGATGACGTGTTCTTGTTCCTTCCTACGCTTAGCCATCTGTTCGATTGCGGAATTGTCGCAAACGTCTGGCGTGCAAGTGTTGTGAAGAGCAATCGCCACGTCGATGTTGTGCCCGCAATATCGGCAGTTAGTTGTCCTCGACATCCATCTTTCCTCCCTAACAATTTAGTTAAAAGCCAAATTACTTGAGAATATCCTTACTTGGTTAAAGCCCGAAAAAATTAAGTCAATCACCTAACAATTTTTAGGTAATATCCTGTAACTGTAAGAAATTAGGAGGAGTTGAGCTTGCGTGTATGAATATCAAACTGATTTAGGTTACCAAGTGCCGATGTCTTATTTTCAACTTGTGTCACAGCGAAGAGGGGTCGAGTTAAGTACATTTGACATAACGACACATAACGATTTAGGAAACGGATTTCATCGTTATGTGTGGGAAGGCTTGTCTATAAATAACGATGAATATTTAGTTGTTAGAATTAATGCGGGGAACAGGAAGGTAATCAGTGCTGGATATGGTGTATCAGATTACGCCCCACTTTATGCTATGGAGAGCCTTCCTTTAGATGTGAATTTGTGGCATATGACTATTTTCAATCAATCCAATTTGCAAAGAAGAATATCTTTTTACTTGATTGCAAAAGATTAGGAGGAAGAGGTGCTACTCAGTACCTCTTTTCAAATTACACATCGTGTTAAGTTCCAAATTCGAATATGTTCATCTGAGCTGTTTCTTTCTGAATACGACTCTCTGCGAATGAATTTGCCCTTAAACGTCCTGTTCTGTGGATCGTACCGTGAGATGCCGGCTCTGTATCCCACCCTGCAGGAATCTTGAAGTTGCCACGTGTTTTCCTCTTACCCCTGCCTGATTGCCAAATTTACTGCCTTCTGTGTAGGCACCGCCCCGAAATCCGTTTGCCCACTCGTCCTGTACGCCTGGTTCCTTGATGGCATCTTTGTCGTAGTAGTATCGTTCTGACTTCGAAAGCAGAAAAATGTATTCATGGGCAAAATATATAGCAGTACCTCCAGGCTAACCGATCAACCTGGCTTCCTGACACGCTGCTTTTCTGTCCCTTCTGCCATTGATTGCTCACCAGTAGCATCGTTTGTTCTTCACTGAAAGACGGCGACAACTTGCATCCCAACTGCCGTGATCGCCTCTGATCTGCTCTTGTGAGACGTTTCCATCCATACTACACAGGAACAAGATAGCGGCAAACAAATTACATAACCGCCGCCCTTGCTCATTTCTTTTGGTCCTCCATTCTTTTGATTCGTACAATTACCCCTTCCCCCTGCGCTTTGACTGATCCAATAAGAGCCTCTTGATCAGCAAGCAAATAGAAAAGCCACCCGGCATCCGAGTGGCTTCATCCTATTTATTTGTCTGTATTTTACGAGTGTGAATTCTAACCATTAAAAACACTTGTTGTGTAAACTTTTGTAATTCCCCTCAAAATAGTGTCCTCCGCTACGAACAAACTACCGATTCTGCGGCTGTTTCGTCCGATAAAACTCATTAAACAACTTCATTAACGCTCGCTTTTCGATACGGGATACATACGAACGAGAAATGCCCAGCTCACGCGCAATTTCGCGCTGTGTCTTTTCTTTGTCCTGATCAAGCCCAAATCTGCCGATGATGACCTCTTTTTCGCGCTCATCAAGGATGTGAATGTGCTGGTAAATTTTATTGGACTCCAGCTTGAGCTGTACTGCGTCGACCACTTCGTCGGTTTCAGTGCCAAGGACGTCGATTAAGGTAATTTCATTGCCTTCTTTATCCGTCCCGATTGGGTCGTGCAAGGATACGTCTTTTTTGGTTTTTTTCAGACTTCTTAGATGCATGAGGATTTCAATCCAAATGTCAAAAGGGTTGCATAGACAAACTTAGAACGTGTATATCTCCACGCTTTCTTCAAATACCCTTACTTCCCTTACCACATGACGAATCAGCTCTTTTTTATCCTCAAAGGTTAGCTCATCCTGTGCCTTCGATAAATAATATTCAGCAGCTTCCTGGATCAAGTTGCGGCTATACTCATGATTAATTTGCAGTTTCGTTTGTTCTGTCAACTCACTTAAACGCTGATTTATTTTATCTTCCTTCTCCTTCAGTTCTTTCAACTCTTGGCGAATATCTTCTTCACCAATATCTTCTTCGCCGGAAGCAAACAATTTAAGTAATCTCTTGCGACCCGCTTTTGTTTTTTCGAGATCCTTTTGCAATCGTTCCAACTCCACTTGCTCGAATGGAGTTTCCACTTTATCTTCCATTGCTGCCGCAATCTCGTCAGGATTATTCAACCAGTTTGCAACGGTTTCCCAAACTTCATTATCCAGCTGTGTGCATTTGATTCGACGACCGCAGCCCTTGTTTTTTGCACCCGCAGTGTTCTTAACGTCGGTGTACTCAAAAACATCCTGACCCCAGTTTTTCGCTTTTCTCCCAGGCATCGTATTTCCGCAAGTACCGCAGCGGACGAGACCACTTAAAAGATATTCGTTGAAGCTTCGGCCCGCCCATCTTCTTCTAGATTCCTTTAGTAGTCGTTGAGCATGTTCAAACTTCATTTCATCAATAATGGATGGGCAGGGCAGTAATATCCATTCTTCTTTTGGGCGCATTGTCATACGGACTTTCTCATCCGGTTGCCGAAACTGGTTGCCAAGCATCCCTTCTGTATTCCATTTATTCTGATAAAACCTCCCCACGTATGCCTCATTCAAGAGCATCTGACGTACCACTTGTCGATGCCATACACTCGCCCCACGCTTTGTAGGAACCCCCTTGCTGGTCAGGTAAACGGCAATTCCATTTATTCCTTCAACAAGATCATTTGGCTGAGTAAACAGATCAAATACAAGTCGTACTACTGCTGCCTCAGCTTCATTTATTACAATCTGTTCCTTCTCAGGATCATAACTGTACCCATATATTTGAAAGTCACGGAGGACGCGGCCTTGTCTTGCCTTTTCTCTTCTTCCACGACTCATACGCTCATTAATTTTTGCTTTCTCAAATTCAGCAATCGCTCCACGCATACTGTAAAAGAGCTGACCTTCAGGAGTTTTCGCATATTCGCCATTCACGAACACAAGCTCTATACCACGTTTATCGAATTCATCTGTAATAAGCAGTTGATTCATAAGCTTCCGTGATAAACGATCTGGGTCAAGACAAACGATCTTGGTAATGACTCCATCCTTCACATCTTGTCTTAGCCTTGAGAGAGCCGGCCGATCTAGGAACTCGCCTGATACATCATCTATGTACTCGGCAACTTCACTCGTCGCTGCCTTTTTCCGGCATTCCCTTAACTGATCGTCGAGACTGAATCCGCTCTTTGCCTGTTCCTCTGTACTCACCCTGGCATATATTCCGATCATAAGGCTTCTCCCTCCTGTACTTGCTTAATAAATAATGATAACAGGCGGAACGAATACTGTCAGCAGAACTTCCCGGTATAATCTTTACATGCACCGTTCATCCCCTCCTGTCGAGAAGATATGCGCGAACGGCTTGTCAAAAGTAGTGCAGTAAATTGAAAATCCCGTCTCCTTAATGGTCAAGGCCCCGTTTAGTGGACAGTAAGAAAAACCCGGGCCGTTAGGCCACTAGCTGGCGTCTGAATTCAACAGGCGTCAGCTTTTTTAATTTTCTCTGCGGGCGATTTTTGTTGTAGAAGTCAATGTACTTCTCGATTCGCCTTTGTGCCTCATCGATACTTCGGATATCATAAGGATAGAGCCCTTCCGTTTTAAGATGCGAGAAGAAGCTCTCCATCGAGGCATTGTCATAACAGTTGCCTCTTCTAGACATGCTGATTTGGGCGCCAACCTTTGGCAGCATGTCGTGGTAAGCGTAGGACGTGTATTGGAATCCTTGATCGCTGTGAACGATCAGTCCAGTCACGTCTTTCGTCTTTTCAAAAGCTTTCTCAAAGGTCCGTAGGACCAATTGATTGTCGTTGCGAACATCCATGTGATAGGCCACGATTTCGTTATTAAACAAATCTTTAATAGCAGACAGGTAGAGCCAAGTATCCGAGACACGATACTGTGTGACGTCCGTTACCCACTTTTGATTGGGCACATCTGCTTTGAAATTACGCTGTAGAATATTTTGGGCAACTCGCCCCCCAACCGATGAAGCAAGGTGATAACGATACTTGCGACGTATTCGAGAACGGAGCCCCATTTCTTGCATGAGACGTAGTACCTTCTTATGATTGACCCACACCCCATGATCTTGCAGGAGAAATAGTTGGATTTGTCTATACCCATATTTACCGTGGTACTTCTTATACACAGCCTGGACTAAATCTTTCATAGACTTGTCCCGATCTATTCCTTGGCGTTTTAAGTATGCGTAGTATCCACTTCTTGAGACGCCAAACAGCTTACAGAGCTCACTGATGGTGTATTCTCCTGCTGCTTTCTTGATTGCGGCATACTTATGGACTGCACCTCCCGCATCCAGATTTCCAAGCACTTTTTTAGCATCTTATTCTCCCGCTTTAACTTTTCGATATATCTGTTTGCATCTATGTATTCTTCGCGACGGCCACGTTGATCTAGAAGACCAAACTCTCCGAGTTTCCTATACTTCCGCATCCAGACCTTTAGTCGGTCCTCATCATGAATTTTCAATTCTTCCATGATCACCCGTTTGGAAACACCCTTTAATCTCATCTGAATTGCTTGCAACTTAAGTTCTTCACTATAATGCTTAAACTTCTGCCCTTTCTTTGCTGGCATAAAAATACACCCCCTAAAGTTTTCATCGGTAAACCGCAGGGGTTTTTCCAATGTCTACTTTAAGGGGTGCACTTCATAAAACAGGGACGGGTTATCTATTTTTTGAACGCCTTATGAACATTTCCCTGAGCATTCCTTTGATTTGAATTTATACCTTTTAATGTTTTGCTCAATCCAACTAATTGTAATATATTTCAAAGGTGATTTGATCTATTATCCATTTTTAATAATTAAAGGAGGATTATCATGATTTTGGCAAAATGGTTCAACAAACAATTTTTTTGCTATGCACTTATGTTTTGTGTTTTATTTTTGGGGCAAAGTATAGTTCATGCGGAGGATCAATACACCAAAGATTTAATTCCTAAAATGACAAGTAATACTGCACCTAGTGGAACAGCCTTTTCAAATTCACAGTATTCTAGTAAGTATGAAGCATGGCGTGCATTTGATGGGCTAAATATTGAAAATAGCGAAAATCCGTCAGGAGATGCTGGTGGCGCTCAAAGTGGGGATCTGGGTGATCTAAAACTTAATCCTTTTCTTCTTGGATATGAATTTCCTACAGAAAAAACTGTAGTAAAATACGCTTTAGAATCCCCGAATTGGTCAAATGGTGTTACTCAAATGGCTAAAAACTGGACTTTTGAGGGATGGGACGGAACCTCGTGGAACATTCTCCATACTGTAGAGAACGAGACAAACTGGAAGATAAATGAGGTTAGGAATTATCAGTTTACTAATGAAAAATCCTACAAAAAATATCAGATTCGTGTTACTGCAAACAATGGCTTTAAAGGCTACGTTTATATTGGAGAGTTAAAAATGTTCGGATATGAGGAAGACCATAATTTAGTTCTTAGTGGTAATACACATGATCTATCTAATGTCCTTTCCTGGAACTCAATTAATGGGGCAACTAGCTATAATGTAAAACGTTCTACAAATGCTGGCGGGCCATACGAAACCATCGCCACAGTGACAAATACAACTTACACTGATGAAGACGTTGAAAAAGGAATTACATACTACTATATCGTAACAGCAGTTAATGAAGATAATGAGATTAGAAACTCGAATGAAGTAGCTCTAACCCCATTAGGCAATACCGATCCTGTTGATCCCATTACCGGGGACAGAGCACTGTTGGTTATCAAGATGATCAGTGGTCTTGAGAAGGAGTTTGAATTAACTGCATCAGAAGTACAAGACTTTATCAACTGGTATAATGGCCGTGCAGACGGACGTGGTAAAGAAACATATATGTTCGATAAGGACTTTAACAAGGGGCCCTTTGCCTCTCGAAAAGACTATGTAGCTTTCAGCAAGATTCAATCCTTTGAAGTCATGGAATATACCAAATAACACGACGAGGCACCTCCCTAAACATAAGGAAGGTGCCTCTCCATTTTTTCAATCAATCCCAAGCAAACCTCTGCTCTTTCCAAGGATCACCGTACATATACTTGTGTAACCATTATTCGGTTATTCACCAAGAAAACCCGTCTCCTCAAAATAGGGACGGGTTTGCTATTTCTTGAATACATTCTGGCGTATCGTTTTTGGGACTGCCAACCATTGCTGGAACAGGGTAAGCTTTCATCTGTTCGTGATCATATGGTACAAGCAATGATTGAAGCAAGTCAGAATCAAACTTCTCACGGTCTAACCATATTCCCTCGTCTTCATGTCGCAGTATCACGGGCATACGATCATGAATATCAGCAGCAACTACATCGTTTGGCTTTGTTGTGATGATTGTGCAGGACACCGTGTCCTCCTCATATCGGGAAAAATTAAGTGGGACTTGCAGGATTAAAACACTTGCCCTCGCGTGTTTGCGGGGGCAAGTGTCTAATGTCATTAATTTTAATCAAGTCCTAATTGACTTTCGCTTTCTACCTGCAATCCTTTGGCCACTCCGTTAGGAGGCTGCAACTTACCTTCTTCTTCGAGGAATTTCCCTTGATAAACCCCTTTAATTACGTACGCGTCTTCGGCAACGGGACCTTCATATTTTTCTAAGTATACATACGCTTTTTCACCTGTTTCGAATACTTCATTACCTTCAAAAGTATACTCTGTTTCATCTTTATATCCGCCGGTCTCTAGTATTTTGATCACATTTTCCGGATCTACATCACCCTTATACACTTGCTTGACTTTTGCATCACTAAGGGTAAATACGACGTTTTTATACTGAAAGCTCTCCGATTCATTGATTTCAACCTCGGCAATCACTTCAGCGCTTTCATTAAGCTTTTTGATACTGTCGAAACCCTCTACTACATCTCCCGATACATCTACTTTTTTTATAGTCTTCTTATCGCTTTTTGCTGGATTATGAGATGTTTGGTCGTAAGCACGACTCGTATCGATTTTATTAGAATCTAAAAATAGATAGCCCCCACCGACAAGAACACCTAATGCAAGTGTTGATAATATGATTTGCTTTTTGTTCTTCATTACTTTTTTCATCCTTCCGATATGAGATTAATTCACTTTACATCTATTTTTTGTATATCGATTTAATACCAGCAATATCATCTTTTCCAGGCTCTTTTACTTTCCGCCCATCTTTAGTAGTAGACATGACTTGTTTAGGATCTTTAACATGGTCTAGACCAAGAACATGACCGAGTTCGTGAGCAAAAACACCTTCTTTTTCACTTGCACTCATATCGTCCATGTAATAAGTGTTGAGACTCATAGAGGCATTTCGAATAATATCTGATCCATCGTACGGAGTAACTGATGTTTCGGCAGTCCAGCCTGTTTTTCCATAGTCATCCTCTTTAAAAATGAACACTTTGCTCTTTTTTGTATCTCGCCCAAAGGCTATATATTTTTCTACAGCATTATTCCATGAAGCTAAAGCGTCCTTCAACTCGTCTTCATAATCACTACTCATATCATCAGCGTAGTTAAACCTAACTACACTATTATCCCAATAGTACCCTGTAGTGTTATAAGCAGAAGCGTTGTTTGGTACGGACAGTAAAGTGGCAATTGATAAAAATCCTAGCATCAATGAGGTACCTTTTTTCATTTTACTTCCTCCATTTCTATTTTGTTACAAAAGATAAAATACTATAACAATTTCTAACTGTAAATATGTGGGATTTTTCCCCTTGCTTACTTTGACGAATTATTCTCGCTTTTGTTTCACGACTAGTTCACCAATTTCTTCTGGGGATTTGCTTTACTTGATGTCAACAAAAAGGCCCTCCCCGGATTGCTCCGAAGAAGGGATTCACCTTTTAGAATGCAATTAAAATTAACTCAAAAAAACACGTCTCCTCAAAACAGGACGGGTCAGTTATTTCTTGAATGCATTCGGACATATCATTTTTCAGGCTACTAATCACGGTAATCACAAACAAATGTTCCCCAAGCACTTACATTTCCTCTATTTTTCTAGTAAAATGAGGATATCTTGAGGAAAGGGTGTTTTCATGAATAAGACTGAACTGGTTACAAGAGTCGCTGAAACCACAGAATTAACTAAGAAAGATGCTACAAAAGCGGTAGATGCTATATTAGATGCTATTGCAGATGCGCTAAAAGAAGGGGACAAAGTATCCCTTATTGGATTCGGAAATTTTGAAGTGCGGGAGCGAGCTGCTCGAAAGGGTCGTAATCCTCAAACTGGAGAAGAAATTGAAATCGCTGCGAGTAAGATGCCTGCGTTTAAACCAGGTAAAGAACTAAAGGATTCAGTAAAATAATCTATACATACAAAAAACGCCCCGATTATTCGAGGCGTTTTCCTTTTTTAAAGCAATAGTTGTCAATCAAGGTAATTCCGCGTTTTGCCGGAGGTACCCTGTACAGCATCACCGATATAATTGTATTAGTGCGAAATGAGCAACGCGCTGGTAATTACTCACTACTATTCTTCACCCAAGAGGAAATCATTTCCACATGCAGAATGTAAATGGATAAATCTAATGTGAAATGGGTGAAAATTATGTTTACACATGATTCCAAATCCAATTCTCAAGCCCAACAACCGATGTCGCATAACAAACAAAAAGTAGAACAGACATCAAGCGTTTCTAATCGTAACAGAATCTCTCACATACTCCAGCTTCAGAGTACTATCGGTAACCGTGCAGTTAATCGAATGGTAAACGGGAATAACACTGGCTTGCCCGATCATTTAAAAACAGGTTTAGAACGTTTGTCAGGGTTGGATTTATCACCTGTTAAAGTGCACTATAATTCAGATAAACCGGCTCAATTACAGGCACATGCTTTTGCAGAACAGAATGAAATTCACATTGCCCCTGGTCAAGAAAAGTATCTCCCACACGAAGGATGGCACGTTGTACAGCAGATGCAAGGGAGAGTATCTCCAACCACTCAAGAACCAAACGGTAAAATGATAAATGATGATCCTACACTTGAGCATGAAGCGGATATAATGGGGACAAAAGCAAATGATCCTTCCCTGTCTCAACATGAAATCACTCAATTGGCTGCAAATACATCTTCTTATCTTCAAGAGCATGTCTTACAACGTGTAGATACTGACGAACAATCTGATGAATTCAAATCACTTTTCAAAAAGATAGAAAAAGGTGCAACAACATTCGGTCTATATTCTTGGGATGGAGAATTTCTAACTTATGACACGAGTGATAAGACTGAATTAGGAACTCTTCGTTATAAAGTACACATACATTTCTTTAAGACTAAATGCACATTCTCAGATGATGAAGTAACCCTAAAAGGTAGTATAGTTTGGAATAAAACTACTAGTGGGCCTAGAAAAAATGATGGAGTGCAAGAACGTGATGATATTACAATAACAGCCGAGAACAAATACGGTCGATGGACTGTAACGCATACTCCTGAATCCTTTGAACATAAGGGTACCTCATCTGAGAATGTCAAACTTAATGACATGTTAGAGAATGGCTTTGTGGATGCTCTCATATCAGCGGTCCTAAATGGAGAAATTGAATCTGATTCTGACGACGAATAGAAGGTTAATCTCCACATATTCTACATTATCGAATTAGGCTTTTACGTCAGTTATCACATCCATAGAAATCCATTGGCTATCTTCATCGGTCACAATCTTAATTCTCCTGCCGTTCTGATCGATCCACTTAACAACACCCCACATCGTGCATGTGATTCCCAGGTTGCCTTTTATTTGCTTCCACCACGTTACTGTAATAGCATAATCCGCTCGGGCTGAATCACAAATAATGTAGTTTAATGCTTCCAGTTCGTCTTGCTCAACAATAGGCATAGCTACAAGCTTGTCATCTTCCTTCATCTGTAGATACATCGCTCGTTGCTCTGGTAGCACAAAACGCATTGAAAAGGGGTTCTCTATCTTAGAGGCCATTTCATCACACCGTTCCTTTCCCACGTTTCGAATACTTCCATTCTGTCAGGTTCCGACCTATGCCACTCGATGTACTCATCGCGCGCCAACGCTTCAAGCACCGTCATCACGTCTTCGCGGCTTCGTCCGGTCTTTACGCATATCACGTCAATTCTCGGAGGATTCGGTTTCATAGCCGAGTAATTTCCGATCACCCGTAGGACCTTCCGCTCGATATCAGATAGCAATTCTCCTACCTCCCGAACGAGAACTTATGTTCGTATTATATGCGAACACAAAGAAAAAATGCAATAAAAAAGCACCTTCCCTATTTTTCTTTGAGAAGGTGTTTTTTTATTTTTATGTAATATCCTGAAGTCCTCAACAAAGCCTCTAAACACATTTTCGATATTTGCAATTGAATCCTGTTGGTTTTCCGGAATCTCATTGTAAAAAAACTCAACTTTCCCCAATTCATTAATACGTATCCAGCAATCTTTTTCCTTTAGAATAAAGATGCTCGCGATTTTTCGAAGCTCCGAGAGGGGTTCCCAAAACTTGAAAACCGCTGTAAAACATACAATGAAAAATTATTGCATGGTTCCCTGCTACGCTCGTCGCAACTGGTGCGTTCAGGCTCAGAATGTCCCCCTCTCGTAAGGTCACATTCGTCATCACCCATAGATTCGCTCAGGTACGCCATTGATAAGGGATAGACGGTATCTCCCAAGAGCAGTTGTTGCTTGCTCTTGACTTAAGATTACCGTCCATGAAATTCCAAATCGTCCTGCCTTTTATCCCTGATTTTATCCGGGTTTTGTCCCGTATTTTGTCGGGGTTTTGTCGGGCTTTTTTACATAAAAAATGGCACTCAGATCATACCGAGTGCCTTGGAAATTAAAATACATTCTATAAGATTTTTACCTTCTAACAACCCAATAAAAGTACAGGTTACCAGAAGTATCCCAGTTATCAACCTCATTGGGCTCAGCTCGGCCAGAATGACCATCGATTGTTGCCTCGAAATCATGACCTATTTTGTGTCCCTTAGCATCCTGACTAATAGTGTACGATTGTGAAGAAACCCAAACATCAGATTCCGTCAGAACATCATCAAGATATTCATTATCCTCTACTTTGAATTTATGCCAATCACCGGAAAGACTTCCGGTTGAATCATAAATTTCTATGTCTCCACTTGTATCCCAGGATACAGACGCACCAGGAGGCCAAGTAAGATCATAAGTAACATTACCAGAAATACTGGAATTATCGGGAAGCCAACCCTTTGTTATGATATTACTTGATTTATCAGCATCAAGTCGGTCCACGAATTCTCTTGACTTAAAAATTTCAATCTCACTAAGTGGTTGGTCAGCACGAAAGTAGACATAGCTTTTTGTATCAGGGTTGTCAGGGGTTTCATCTTTATAAACTTCCCAAACATGATATGATTTTGCTAGTCTCTGTTGGGTAGAATTAATATCAATAAAGTTATTAATCTCAGTTTCCCAAGTATATATATTTGAAAATGAATCTGGAAGATTCACATCTATTCCCGCAGCTGCGGCTATATTGGGACTAAGAAAACTAAATTGAGATTTTCGTGCTTTAGTGCTCTTATTTATTTCAATATTATATCT
This genomic stretch from Brevibacillus sp. DP1.3A harbors:
- a CDS encoding DUF1871 family protein; the encoded protein is MKQLIYAKVKNIIDRWDPIGLVGIDPEHDHYRFEINEIIKLLQSNYSTPEELAKHVESIFIEYFDDEIYNRPFAECLDVARILVTINSD
- a CDS encoding recombinase family protein, yielding MSTEEQAKSGFSLDDQLRECRKKAATSEVAEYIDDVSGEFLDRPALSRLRQDVKDGVITKIVCLDPDRLSRKLMNQLLITDEFDKRGIELVFVNGEYAKTPEGQLFYSMRGAIAEFEKAKINERMSRGRREKARQGRVLRDFQIYGYSYDPEKEQIVINEAEAAVVRLVFDLFTQPNDLVEGINGIAVYLTSKGVPTKRGASVWHRQVVRQMLLNEAYVGRFYQNKWNTEGMLGNQFRQPDEKVRMTMRPKEEWILLPCPSIIDEMKFEHAQRLLKESRRRWAGRSFNEYLLSGLVRCGTCGNTMPGRKAKNWGQDVFEYTDVKNTAGAKNKGCGRRIKCTQLDNEVWETVANWLNNPDEIAAAMEDKVETPFEQVELERLQKDLEKTKAGRKRLLKLFASGEEDIGEEDIRQELKELKEKEDKINQRLSELTEQTKLQINHEYSRNLIQEAAEYYLSKAQDELTFEDKKELIRHVVREVRVFEESVEIYTF
- a CDS encoding IS3 family transposase, which produces MKKAAGEYTISELCKLFGVSRSGYYAYLKRQGIDRDKSMKDLVQAVYKKYHGKYGYRQIQLFLLQDHGVWVNHKKVLRLMQEMGLRSRIRRKYRYHLASSVGGRVAQNILQRNFKADVPNQKWVTDVTQYRVSDTWLYLSAIKDLFNNEIVAYHMDVRNDNQLVLRTFEKAFEKTKDVTGLIVHSDQGFQYTSYAYHDMLPKVGAQISMSRRGNCYDNASMESFFSHLKTEGLYPYDIRSIDEAQRRIEKYIDFYNKNRPQRKLKKLTPVEFRRQLVA
- a CDS encoding helix-turn-helix domain-containing protein, with the translated sequence MPAKKGQKFKHYSEELKLQAIQMRLKGVSKRVIMEELKIHDEDRLKVWMRKYRKLGEFGLLDQRGRREEYIDANRYIEKLKRENKMLKKCLEIWMREVQSISMPQSRKQQENTPSVSSVSCLASQEVDTTHT
- a CDS encoding SOS response-associated peptidase family protein — protein: MSCTIITTKPNDVVAADIHDRMPVILRHEDEGIWLDREKFDSDLLQSLLVPYDHEQMKAYPVPAMVGSPKNDTPECIQEIANPSLF
- a CDS encoding matrixin family metalloprotease, coding for MKKGTSLMLGFLSIATLLSVPNNASAYNTTGYYWDNSVVRFNYADDMSSDYEDELKDALASWNNAVEKYIAFGRDTKKSKVFIFKEDDYGKTGWTAETSVTPYDGSDIIRNASMSLNTYYMDDMSASEKEGVFAHELGHVLGLDHVKDPKQVMSTTKDGRKVKEPGKDDIAGIKSIYKK
- a CDS encoding HU family DNA-binding protein; the protein is MNKTELVTRVAETTELTKKDATKAVDAILDAIADALKEGDKVSLIGFGNFEVRERAARKGRNPQTGEEIEIAASKMPAFKPGKELKDSVK
- a CDS encoding DUF4157 domain-containing protein; the protein is MDKSNVKWVKIMFTHDSKSNSQAQQPMSHNKQKVEQTSSVSNRNRISHILQLQSTIGNRAVNRMVNGNNTGLPDHLKTGLERLSGLDLSPVKVHYNSDKPAQLQAHAFAEQNEIHIAPGQEKYLPHEGWHVVQQMQGRVSPTTQEPNGKMINDDPTLEHEADIMGTKANDPSLSQHEITQLAANTSSYLQEHVLQRVDTDEQSDEFKSLFKKIEKGATTFGLYSWDGEFLTYDTSDKTELGTLRYKVHIHFFKTKCTFSDDEVTLKGSIVWNKTTSGPRKNDGVQERDDITITAENKYGRWTVTHTPESFEHKGTSSENVKLNDMLENGFVDALISAVLNGEIESDSDDE
- a CDS encoding YolD-like family protein, whose protein sequence is MGKERCDEMASKIENPFSMRFVLPEQRAMYLQMKEDDKLVAMPIVEQDELEALNYIICDSARADYAITVTWWKQIKGNLGITCTMWGVVKWIDQNGRRIKIVTDEDSQWISMDVITDVKA